Proteins encoded by one window of Novipirellula artificiosorum:
- a CDS encoding sigma-54-dependent transcriptional regulator, whose protein sequence is MPKLLIVDDEPNVLYSLKKCLETESLQIVTAATGETGIGAVSEHRPDAVILDVRLPDMSGLDAFSIIHEIDARIPVIIITAYSTTETAIEAMKRGAFEYLLKPVEFEKLLATVDSAIEISLMSRTPATFGISDGDDVSADQIVGRSTAMQEVYKSIGQVAPQDVNALILGESGTGKEMIARAIYQHSRRSDRPFLAINCAALPENLLESELFGHERGSFTGADRRRIGKFEQVNRGTIFLDEIGDMTPATQAKVLRLLQDGSLERVGSNETIKVDVRIIAATNRSLLEMVKDGDFREDLYYRLSVFVIQLPALRDRTDDIPVLVRHFVNLFSRAMDKQIRSIAPEAMARLEQYRWPGNVRELQSAIKHSLVRNVGEVLTVNSLPTAICGSEMGDSGEVTAKLDLANIRQHVSDRLRHDPTNLYHQLHSEVDRILLTETLNHVDGNQAQASEILGIARSTLRTKINDLGLRFEKRYTENP, encoded by the coding sequence GTGCCAAAATTATTGATTGTGGACGATGAGCCCAACGTGCTCTACTCGCTGAAGAAATGCCTGGAAACGGAGTCTTTACAAATTGTTACCGCAGCAACTGGCGAAACGGGTATCGGAGCGGTCAGTGAACATCGCCCCGATGCGGTGATTTTGGATGTGCGGTTACCCGACATGTCGGGGCTCGATGCGTTCAGTATCATTCACGAGATCGACGCACGCATCCCAGTGATCATCATCACGGCCTATTCGACGACCGAGACGGCGATTGAGGCGATGAAGCGGGGGGCGTTTGAGTATCTGCTCAAACCGGTCGAGTTTGAAAAGTTGTTGGCCACGGTAGACAGCGCGATCGAAATCAGTCTGATGAGTCGTACCCCTGCAACGTTTGGAATCAGCGACGGCGACGACGTCAGTGCAGATCAAATCGTCGGTCGGTCGACGGCGATGCAGGAAGTCTACAAGTCGATCGGGCAAGTCGCACCGCAAGACGTTAACGCATTGATTCTGGGTGAGAGCGGAACCGGCAAAGAGATGATCGCTCGTGCGATTTATCAACACAGCCGTCGATCCGATCGTCCTTTCCTCGCAATCAACTGCGCAGCGTTGCCCGAAAATCTACTCGAGAGCGAACTGTTCGGACACGAACGTGGTTCCTTTACCGGAGCGGATCGACGCCGGATCGGGAAATTCGAACAGGTGAACCGTGGCACCATCTTTCTCGATGAGATTGGCGATATGACCCCGGCAACACAAGCCAAAGTGCTACGTCTGCTACAAGACGGCAGCCTTGAGCGGGTCGGCAGCAATGAAACGATCAAGGTCGACGTGCGAATCATTGCCGCGACCAACCGCAGCCTGCTGGAAATGGTCAAGGATGGTGACTTTCGAGAGGATCTGTACTATCGTCTCAGCGTCTTTGTGATTCAATTGCCTGCGCTGCGTGATCGCACCGATGACATCCCCGTTCTTGTGCGGCATTTTGTGAACCTCTTTAGCCGTGCCATGGACAAACAGATTCGCTCGATTGCACCAGAGGCGATGGCACGGTTGGAACAGTATCGCTGGCCGGGCAACGTACGAGAGCTTCAAAGCGCGATCAAGCACTCGCTGGTGCGAAATGTTGGCGAAGTGTTGACCGTCAATTCGCTGCCAACGGCAATCTGTGGAAGTGAGATGGGTGATTCAGGCGAGGTCACCGCTAAGCTGGACTTGGCCAATATTCGACAACACGTAAGCGATCGACTTCGTCATGATCCAACGAACCTGTACCATCAATTGCACAGCGAAGTGGACCGCATCTTGTTGACCGAGACGCTCAATCATGTCGACGGCAACCAAGCTCAAGCGAGTGAGATACTCGGAATCGCCCGCAGCACCTTGCGGACCAAGATCAACGACCTCGGATTGAGGTTTGAAAAACGCTATACAGAAAACCCATAG
- a CDS encoding ATP synthase subunit C, with protein sequence MMDVPFWDMMGMLGIYAPLALGAIGSILGCSIGGQAACGAMLDVESGYGRLVGLSALPSSQTIYGIVVMLSLNRTVDIESAPGLFAIGSLCGVALLFSGWFQGKCCASAIQVTKSKPEVFGLSAAPAAIVEGFAVFAFIFALILAGGLPVAAGGV encoded by the coding sequence ATGATGGACGTACCATTTTGGGACATGATGGGCATGCTGGGGATCTACGCGCCACTAGCCTTGGGGGCGATTGGCAGCATCCTGGGTTGCAGCATCGGCGGACAAGCGGCATGTGGTGCGATGTTGGATGTGGAAAGCGGTTACGGACGTTTGGTCGGCTTGTCGGCGCTACCGTCGTCGCAAACCATTTATGGAATCGTCGTGATGTTGTCTCTAAACCGCACCGTCGATATCGAATCCGCACCGGGGCTGTTCGCGATCGGATCGCTATGTGGGGTGGCGCTGCTATTCAGCGGTTGGTTCCAAGGCAAATGCTGTGCATCAGCAATTCAAGTCACTAAGAGTAAGCCGGAAGTGTTTGGCTTGTCCGCCGCACCGGCGGCGATCGTAGAAGGATTTGCCGTGTTCGCGTTTATTTTCGCATTGATCTTGGCAGGCGGTTTGCCCGTCGCTGCCGGAGGAGTTTGA
- a CDS encoding V-type ATP synthase subunit I, with protein sequence MAIVPLQRVTLIGELRFRDKVIFELQRMGCVHVVDRGDADERTDHTAMSQNDLKSAIAFLQRCPEQRPPFSHSATSDEIKRIAEKVLQTESESRALAEERESLAETIEQNRPWGNFQLPSPDELRGFRLFFYRLTPRQVRELVADVKSNFNANRINRDRQHEYWVIIADQPPAGMPCEPEVLDARPLEQLNLRLFEIDQRREALQVERIALTRWLDHLEQELGVVQDETARAIATKRSRVDGPVFALQGWIPARQMASLETFARENMLVCLSRAPKTDEQPPTLLSNPRPIAGAEGAVTFFMTPGYRAWDPTWVMYFSFAAFFAMILADAGYGLVLGVILACLAPSLGRTEAGQRFRQLATFMVLVTIVYGLAIGSFFGFTPAEGSWLDSVVIKSNGRSIMQDREAMMLVSATIGVFHLVLANAVVAWRWLGSGYAFSSVGWAIALIGGWLLALAQLPKPDVMALLADWLGSQASQWTEAVTQTGSWMLGSGLVLVFLFSSVRPVFSPCPRDWLWRGLDGLMGLTSVSKAFGDALSYLRLFALGLASAQLAIVFNQLASDAARVQGAGILLGTLVFLLGHTLNLLLAVVGGVVHGLRLNCIEFFSWSLTDEGQPFEALEMKANK encoded by the coding sequence TTGGCCATTGTTCCGCTGCAGCGAGTGACCTTAATCGGTGAACTAAGATTCCGCGACAAAGTCATCTTTGAACTACAACGCATGGGCTGTGTCCATGTCGTCGATAGGGGCGATGCTGACGAACGGACCGATCACACCGCGATGAGCCAAAACGACTTAAAATCGGCGATTGCCTTTTTGCAGCGATGCCCCGAACAACGCCCACCCTTTTCGCATTCGGCCACGTCGGATGAGATCAAGCGAATCGCAGAAAAAGTGCTGCAAACGGAGTCCGAATCAAGGGCTTTGGCAGAAGAAAGAGAGTCGCTTGCGGAGACAATCGAGCAGAATCGCCCGTGGGGAAACTTTCAGCTACCCTCGCCCGATGAACTTCGCGGTTTTCGGCTTTTCTTTTATCGCTTAACCCCTCGTCAAGTTCGCGAGCTTGTGGCGGACGTGAAGAGCAATTTCAACGCCAATCGGATCAATCGTGATCGGCAACATGAATACTGGGTGATCATCGCAGATCAGCCGCCAGCGGGGATGCCGTGCGAACCGGAGGTATTAGATGCTCGTCCGTTGGAACAGTTGAATTTGCGGCTATTCGAGATCGATCAGCGACGTGAAGCCTTGCAGGTCGAGCGGATCGCATTGACGCGGTGGTTGGACCATTTGGAGCAGGAGCTTGGCGTCGTGCAAGACGAAACGGCCCGAGCGATCGCGACCAAGCGATCACGGGTCGATGGCCCCGTTTTCGCTCTGCAAGGCTGGATACCCGCCCGTCAAATGGCGTCGCTTGAAACGTTCGCTCGCGAGAACATGCTGGTGTGCCTCAGTCGAGCACCGAAAACGGATGAACAGCCACCTACGCTGTTGAGCAATCCGCGACCGATCGCCGGTGCCGAAGGTGCGGTCACGTTTTTCATGACGCCCGGCTATCGCGCCTGGGATCCAACGTGGGTGATGTATTTTTCGTTCGCCGCTTTCTTTGCGATGATCTTGGCCGACGCCGGTTACGGCTTGGTGCTTGGCGTGATCTTAGCCTGCCTTGCTCCGTCACTTGGACGTACCGAAGCCGGACAGAGATTTCGTCAATTGGCCACGTTCATGGTCTTGGTCACGATCGTTTACGGCCTGGCGATTGGCAGCTTTTTTGGGTTCACTCCTGCTGAAGGAAGTTGGCTCGATTCCGTCGTGATCAAAAGCAATGGCCGTTCCATCATGCAAGACCGAGAAGCGATGATGTTGGTGTCGGCCACCATTGGCGTTTTCCATTTGGTGCTTGCTAACGCGGTCGTTGCATGGCGGTGGCTGGGCAGTGGGTATGCGTTTTCGTCCGTTGGCTGGGCGATTGCGCTGATCGGCGGCTGGTTACTGGCACTCGCCCAGCTCCCCAAACCCGATGTAATGGCGCTACTTGCCGATTGGCTTGGCAGTCAAGCGAGCCAATGGACTGAAGCGGTAACCCAGACCGGATCGTGGATGCTTGGCAGCGGATTGGTGTTGGTGTTTTTGTTTTCTAGCGTCCGGCCGGTCTTCTCGCCTTGCCCTCGTGATTGGCTCTGGCGCGGCCTTGACGGACTGATGGGACTGACCAGTGTGAGTAAAGCTTTCGGCGACGCGCTCAGTTACCTACGGCTATTTGCACTCGGGTTGGCAAGTGCTCAGCTGGCAATCGTGTTTAACCAACTGGCATCGGATGCCGCTCGGGTGCAAGGCGCAGGAATTCTGTTGGGTACCTTGGTGTTTTTGCTGGGCCATACTCTGAATCTATTGCTGGCCGTCGTCGGTGGCGTGGTCCACGGGCTACGCTTGAACTGTATCGAATTTTTCAGCTGGTCGCTCACCGACGAGGGGCAACCATTCGAAGCCTTAGAGATGAAAGCGAACAAATGA
- a CDS encoding V-type ATP synthase subunit B, protein MNFPELLSHNRVISIVGDILQIQANGVALGELAWVENGDPIPSLAQVTEINRDCVSLQVFAGGKGLRSDARVRFSGHAAQVLFSDSILGRIFNGAGAPIDGGPHLHGQRRIDIGGPSVNPMMRVVPSRLIETQVPMIDVFNCLVESQKIPIFSIAGEPYNELLARIAIQADADVVVFCGLGLIFDEFHFFRDSFENEGVFPHTVMFANQASDPIVERLLAPDLALKVAERFAVEQNKRVLVLMTDMTAFADALKEIGVAMERIPSNRGYMGDLYSQLASRYERACDYRGAGSVTLLAVTTMPGNDVTHPVPDNTGYITEGQFYLHDGMLDPFGSLSRLKQQVIGKVTREDHSAVMNTMIRLYSGARQAEQKQQMAFELSEMDYKLLKFGQLFAERFMRIDVAVPLEEALDLGWRTMAECFEPQELLVRENLLRKYYPK, encoded by the coding sequence GTGAACTTTCCCGAACTCTTGTCGCACAATCGCGTGATCTCGATCGTAGGGGATATTCTGCAAATTCAAGCCAACGGTGTCGCCCTGGGAGAACTGGCTTGGGTTGAAAATGGTGACCCAATCCCCTCGCTTGCGCAGGTCACCGAAATCAATCGCGATTGCGTTTCGTTGCAGGTATTTGCAGGGGGCAAAGGGCTTCGCTCCGACGCTCGGGTGCGGTTTTCCGGCCATGCCGCGCAAGTCTTATTCTCCGATAGCATCTTAGGACGCATTTTCAATGGTGCGGGGGCTCCCATCGACGGCGGACCCCACCTGCACGGCCAACGCCGCATCGATATTGGCGGCCCATCGGTCAATCCGATGATGCGAGTCGTTCCGTCACGGTTGATCGAAACCCAAGTTCCGATGATTGATGTCTTTAACTGCTTGGTCGAAAGCCAGAAGATTCCGATCTTCTCGATCGCCGGTGAACCGTACAACGAACTGCTCGCGCGAATCGCGATTCAAGCGGATGCGGACGTGGTCGTCTTTTGTGGGTTGGGATTGATTTTTGACGAGTTTCATTTCTTTCGAGATTCGTTTGAAAACGAGGGGGTGTTTCCGCATACGGTGATGTTTGCCAACCAGGCGTCGGATCCGATCGTCGAACGCTTGCTGGCTCCTGACCTGGCCTTGAAGGTGGCCGAGCGTTTTGCGGTCGAACAAAACAAACGCGTATTGGTATTGATGACCGACATGACGGCATTTGCCGACGCGTTGAAAGAGATCGGCGTGGCGATGGAACGAATCCCGTCGAACCGAGGCTACATGGGCGACCTCTACAGCCAATTGGCGTCGCGATACGAACGCGCCTGTGATTATCGAGGCGCCGGTTCCGTGACGTTGCTGGCCGTCACCACCATGCCCGGCAACGATGTGACCCACCCGGTACCGGACAACACCGGATACATTACCGAGGGACAGTTCTACTTGCACGATGGCATGCTTGACCCGTTCGGCTCGCTGTCTCGATTAAAACAGCAAGTGATTGGAAAAGTCACACGAGAAGACCATTCGGCTGTCATGAACACGATGATTCGTCTGTACTCGGGAGCTCGCCAGGCAGAGCAAAAACAACAAATGGCGTTCGAGTTGTCAGAGATGGACTACAAATTGCTGAAGTTTGGTCAATTGTTTGCTGAGCGGTTCATGCGAATTGATGTCGCCGTACCACTGGAAGAGGCTCTGGATCTAGGCTGGCGAACCATGGCCGAGTGTTTCGAGCCACAAGAGCTATTGGTTCGCGAGAATCTGCTGAGGAAGTATTATCCCAAATGA
- a CDS encoding ATP-binding protein, with the protein MTLREKVGCFLPMTGLILLCFGFSGAWYVIKLQRQNSRLLDVNVASIRAAEELERLVLEMRHELDRYLLTKNREHLLHAVQTKTEADEWMSSVRQLSASEQEAAFVSELENGLEVYFLRLNQLIDDSDATTTPLAVETLAEETLSSGVLVVAHDYLKFNEQELQQSNQQHQRLAEKVALVMVLLGLCGAIAGLEAGYLVARRMSQQRQKVVRADQFAAVGKLAAGLAHELRNPLMCMKTLVQSARRTPSDASLNATDIAVLDEEITRVNSLLQSFLDFARPSDAEIRSVELSPIVRQTVDLVSSRAVSRRITIDTQLPNESVAVRGDAMQLRQVLLNLLLNALDAVPNEGKITVTVQSLCRDGGSAPIANHKPSTACLKVADNGCGLPAGQRDRLFEPFFSTKDPGLGLGLAICRRIVDEHGGQISAQDLEGGGTVFTVVLPLS; encoded by the coding sequence ATGACGCTGCGAGAAAAGGTTGGGTGCTTCCTGCCGATGACTGGGTTGATCTTGCTATGCTTCGGGTTTTCGGGCGCTTGGTATGTCATCAAGCTTCAAAGACAAAACTCACGTCTATTGGATGTCAACGTCGCAAGCATTCGCGCCGCGGAAGAACTCGAGCGGCTGGTTCTGGAAATGCGACATGAACTCGATCGTTACTTGCTGACCAAGAATCGAGAACATCTCCTCCACGCGGTGCAGACGAAAACCGAAGCGGACGAGTGGATGTCCAGCGTCCGTCAACTCTCCGCATCCGAGCAAGAGGCTGCTTTTGTTTCGGAACTCGAAAATGGTCTCGAAGTCTATTTTCTTAGGCTGAATCAATTGATTGATGATTCCGATGCAACAACGACCCCCCTCGCCGTTGAAACACTCGCCGAGGAAACGCTATCGAGTGGTGTATTGGTTGTCGCTCACGACTACCTTAAGTTCAACGAGCAGGAATTGCAGCAGAGCAATCAGCAGCATCAGCGGTTAGCAGAGAAGGTGGCTTTGGTGATGGTGCTGCTGGGGCTTTGCGGCGCAATCGCTGGATTGGAAGCAGGGTATCTGGTGGCTAGGCGAATGAGCCAACAGCGACAAAAGGTGGTGCGTGCCGATCAATTCGCTGCGGTGGGCAAATTGGCCGCTGGATTGGCCCACGAGTTGCGGAACCCGCTGATGTGCATGAAGACCTTGGTTCAATCGGCGCGACGCACGCCGTCGGATGCTAGTTTGAATGCTACCGATATCGCGGTACTTGACGAAGAGATTACTCGCGTCAACAGTCTTCTGCAATCGTTTCTGGATTTCGCTCGTCCCTCGGACGCCGAGATCCGATCTGTGGAGCTGTCGCCCATTGTTCGCCAAACGGTCGACCTTGTTTCAAGCCGTGCGGTTTCTCGTCGAATTACGATCGACACCCAACTGCCTAATGAGTCGGTTGCGGTGCGAGGCGATGCAATGCAACTGCGCCAAGTCCTGCTGAATCTGCTGCTGAACGCTTTGGACGCAGTGCCGAACGAAGGCAAAATCACGGTGACCGTTCAGTCGCTTTGTCGTGATGGCGGCTCAGCGCCAATCGCCAATCACAAGCCGAGTACTGCGTGCTTAAAAGTGGCAGACAATGGCTGTGGACTACCCGCGGGACAGCGCGATCGTCTGTTTGAACCGTTCTTCAGCACGAAGGATCCCGGGTTGGGACTCGGGCTGGCGATCTGTCGAAGAATCGTTGACGAGCATGGCGGGCAAATCAGTGCTCAAGATCTCGAAGGTGGCGGAACGGTTTTTACGGTTGTCTTGCCGCTGTCGTGA
- a CDS encoding universal stress protein, whose amino-acid sequence MKRFKSILVTTDTRLESHPIVDEAAEVALRNDASLKIVDVVPPLPWIARITMEDPGHIAQLMVHEKAEELEALAKPIRERGVQVETKVLSGTTSVEIIREVLRGQHDLVLRVAKAKSSRSTGFFGSTGIELLRKCPCAVWLVCSTTSAQFKHVLVCVDTCCDAEVNRKLDQKVFEISSDISRTHRADLSVVHAWSIDGEQFLRKRMSLAELVEIERKRRSDAKWRLDEFLAKCDASVEKSQVHLVKGEACDVIPMTATECNADLVVMGMVVRSGPAGWIMGNVTEQVLASLECSVLALKPDGFVSPITIKDKETASV is encoded by the coding sequence GTGAAACGTTTCAAAAGCATCCTCGTTACCACCGACACGCGTCTCGAAAGCCATCCCATTGTTGATGAAGCGGCCGAGGTGGCGCTACGTAACGATGCCTCGCTGAAAATCGTCGATGTCGTTCCACCGCTGCCTTGGATCGCAAGAATTACCATGGAGGATCCCGGTCATATCGCTCAGTTGATGGTTCACGAGAAGGCGGAGGAGTTGGAGGCATTGGCAAAACCGATTCGCGAGCGTGGCGTTCAGGTCGAGACAAAAGTGCTTTCCGGTACAACATCGGTAGAAATCATTCGAGAAGTTTTACGCGGTCAACATGATTTAGTGCTTCGTGTTGCAAAAGCAAAGTCGAGCCGCAGTACCGGATTTTTTGGAAGTACAGGGATTGAGCTACTTCGAAAATGCCCCTGTGCGGTGTGGCTGGTCTGCTCCACAACCTCCGCACAGTTCAAACATGTTTTGGTGTGCGTTGATACTTGCTGTGATGCCGAAGTGAACCGAAAGCTGGATCAAAAGGTTTTCGAAATTTCGAGTGACATCAGTCGCACACATCGTGCGGACCTTTCTGTGGTACATGCTTGGTCGATCGACGGAGAGCAGTTTTTACGGAAACGAATGTCATTGGCCGAATTGGTCGAGATCGAGCGAAAACGTCGTAGCGATGCAAAATGGCGACTGGACGAATTCTTAGCCAAGTGCGACGCGAGTGTTGAGAAGAGCCAAGTCCATCTGGTCAAGGGCGAAGCTTGCGATGTGATCCCGATGACAGCGACCGAGTGCAATGCGGATTTGGTCGTCATGGGAATGGTCGTTCGTTCGGGGCCCGCTGGATGGATCATGGGGAATGTAACGGAACAGGTGCTCGCCTCGCTTGAATGTTCCGTCTTGGCCCTCAAACCCGATGGTTTTGTTTCGCCAATCACCATCAAGGATAAAGAAACCGCATCGGTCTAA
- a CDS encoding FG-GAP-like repeat-containing protein: MNANSIRFLTFLAVFVCVRYPPVLAEFSHPGIAHSSESIEFVKTKINAGEQPWSAAWEKLLGSRYGSLDWKPHPYPHVERGPYNDPNIGSSEFSEDAKAAYNHALCWALSGEEAHANKAAEIIDAWSETLESIENHDAKLLIGMSGYHFCIAAEILKHSWDQWPQPKQAQFALMLRDIWYPVIQDFYPSANGNWDASMMQVIMAMGVFLDDQGMFDRAKTYFLSGEGNGAIGNYFKESGQCQETGRDQGHTQMGLEYLANTCETAWIQGVDLYGALDNRLLKGFEYTAKYNLGFDVPYEPYESFEGRYHYDKISSDDRGRLRPMYERVLNHYHNRKGLDAPYTKQAALKLRSNPPERRGRRGRRSSSHLDTLMYANPPSEPLTFHKQVLTDQYFCDGINSADFNRDGKPDIVAGPYWYEGPEFTIKHEFYPAKTFPREPSPSDSMFSYTWDFNGDTWPDILVLGRVHLHPAVWYENPQGKNELWKQHFAFERVQGESPPFLDVDGDGKPEIVALWEQRWGLIQPVWSDPQQPWRFRPITLPGDWQRFHHGTGIGDVNGDGRFDLILNDGWWSQPADSNEAWTAHPVVFSEDKGGAQMFAYDVNGDGLSDVITALNAHGWGLAWFEQVRNNGEISFQKHPFMGDRDDETKYGVCFSQPHALALCDLDGDGLQDMVVGKRMWAHPPPKDIEPNAPPVLYWFRLQREKTGEAKFVPHFIDDQSGVGVQVTSADVTGDGRPDILTVSKKGSFLFVNQQP; the protein is encoded by the coding sequence ATGAATGCGAACAGCATCCGATTCCTAACCTTTCTTGCCGTTTTTGTCTGCGTCCGGTACCCGCCGGTGCTGGCGGAGTTTTCTCACCCCGGCATCGCCCACAGCAGTGAAAGCATCGAATTTGTCAAGACAAAGATCAATGCGGGTGAGCAGCCCTGGTCCGCAGCCTGGGAGAAATTGCTAGGCTCTCGCTACGGTTCTCTGGACTGGAAACCTCATCCCTACCCTCACGTCGAACGTGGCCCGTACAACGACCCCAACATTGGATCCTCGGAGTTCAGCGAGGACGCCAAAGCGGCGTACAACCACGCACTCTGCTGGGCACTTTCCGGAGAGGAAGCCCATGCGAACAAAGCTGCGGAAATTATTGATGCGTGGTCGGAAACCCTTGAGTCAATCGAAAATCATGATGCCAAGCTGTTGATCGGCATGAGTGGATACCATTTTTGTATCGCAGCAGAGATTCTAAAGCATTCATGGGATCAATGGCCTCAACCGAAACAGGCCCAGTTTGCTTTGATGCTGCGAGATATCTGGTATCCGGTCATCCAGGACTTCTACCCTTCCGCCAACGGCAATTGGGATGCGTCCATGATGCAGGTCATAATGGCCATGGGCGTTTTCTTGGACGATCAAGGGATGTTCGATCGAGCCAAAACCTATTTCTTAAGCGGTGAAGGCAACGGGGCCATTGGCAACTATTTCAAGGAATCCGGCCAGTGTCAGGAAACCGGTCGTGACCAGGGCCATACGCAAATGGGCCTAGAGTATTTGGCCAACACTTGTGAGACGGCGTGGATACAAGGCGTTGATCTGTATGGAGCGTTGGATAATCGCTTGCTCAAGGGCTTCGAGTACACCGCAAAATACAACCTGGGCTTTGACGTTCCCTATGAGCCGTATGAGAGCTTTGAGGGACGCTATCACTACGACAAGATCTCGAGTGATGACCGGGGCAGACTACGTCCAATGTACGAGAGAGTTCTTAATCACTATCACAACCGCAAAGGCTTGGACGCTCCCTATACGAAACAGGCTGCTCTGAAACTCCGCTCCAACCCGCCGGAGCGACGAGGGCGTCGGGGCCGTCGGTCATCATCGCATCTGGACACGCTGATGTATGCAAATCCGCCGTCCGAGCCTCTCACCTTTCACAAACAGGTCTTAACCGACCAGTACTTTTGTGACGGCATCAACTCCGCTGACTTCAACCGTGATGGAAAGCCCGATATCGTTGCGGGGCCGTACTGGTATGAGGGACCCGAATTCACGATCAAACACGAGTTCTACCCGGCGAAAACGTTTCCCCGAGAACCCTCGCCGAGCGACTCGATGTTCAGTTACACATGGGATTTTAATGGCGACACTTGGCCTGACATTTTGGTGTTGGGACGAGTGCACCTGCATCCGGCGGTCTGGTATGAGAATCCGCAAGGCAAAAATGAGCTGTGGAAACAACATTTTGCGTTCGAACGCGTGCAAGGAGAATCACCGCCTTTCTTGGACGTCGACGGCGATGGCAAGCCCGAAATCGTGGCACTCTGGGAACAACGCTGGGGACTCATCCAGCCGGTCTGGTCCGATCCGCAACAGCCGTGGCGATTCCGGCCAATCACCCTCCCCGGCGATTGGCAACGGTTCCATCACGGCACCGGTATTGGGGATGTAAACGGCGACGGACGATTCGACTTGATTCTCAACGACGGATGGTGGTCGCAACCCGCCGACTCGAATGAGGCCTGGACCGCTCATCCCGTTGTCTTCTCCGAGGACAAAGGGGGCGCCCAAATGTTTGCCTACGACGTCAATGGTGACGGTTTGTCGGATGTCATCACGGCGCTCAATGCGCACGGATGGGGACTGGCGTGGTTCGAGCAAGTCCGCAACAACGGCGAGATCTCGTTCCAAAAGCATCCCTTCATGGGAGACCGAGACGACGAGACAAAGTATGGCGTTTGTTTTTCGCAACCGCACGCGTTAGCCCTTTGCGATCTTGATGGCGACGGCCTACAAGACATGGTGGTTGGCAAACGAATGTGGGCCCATCCACCCCCGAAGGACATTGAACCCAATGCGCCACCCGTCTTGTATTGGTTCCGGTTGCAGCGCGAGAAGACGGGTGAAGCGAAGTTCGTGCCCCATTTCATCGACGACCAATCTGGCGTCGGTGTGCAAGTCACATCGGCAGATGTCACGGGTGACGGACGACCCGACATCCTGACGGTATCGAAGAAAGGCAGCTTTCTGTTCGTCAACCAGCAACCGTAG
- a CDS encoding V-type ATP synthase subunit D: MMTLALNKTTLKRQRDQAKLYKRFLPSLELKRQQLQAAWRHSQSELATIEAEIQRLSVELQTLYPLMGGSTIDISNISDWVRVAALDIQTENVVGTSVPIVCEIQLEVDNYSRMVMPFWVDSLVEGLKRMIDLRVRLKIAVQRTELLGAALRKVTQRVNLFEKVLIPRAEESIRRIVIFLSDQERAAIVRAKIAKAR; this comes from the coding sequence ATGATGACCCTGGCACTCAACAAGACGACGCTGAAACGACAACGCGACCAAGCAAAGCTTTACAAGCGGTTCTTGCCTTCGTTAGAGCTGAAGCGTCAGCAATTACAGGCAGCTTGGCGGCATTCCCAATCCGAGTTGGCCACGATCGAGGCCGAAATTCAGCGTCTAAGTGTGGAGTTACAAACACTGTATCCGCTGATGGGTGGTTCGACGATCGACATTTCCAATATATCCGATTGGGTGCGCGTTGCCGCGTTGGACATACAGACCGAGAACGTCGTTGGCACCTCGGTGCCGATCGTCTGTGAAATCCAATTAGAAGTCGACAACTACTCGCGGATGGTGATGCCATTTTGGGTCGATTCGCTCGTCGAGGGTCTCAAGCGGATGATTGATTTGCGTGTCAGGCTGAAAATTGCAGTCCAGAGGACGGAGTTGCTCGGAGCGGCACTACGGAAAGTAACCCAACGAGTTAATTTGTTTGAAAAGGTCTTAATTCCCAGGGCAGAGGAGAGCATCCGCCGGATCGTCATCTTCCTTTCTGACCAGGAACGTGCGGCGATCGTGCGTGCCAAAATCGCCAAAGCACGGTAA